A single Anopheles arabiensis isolate DONGOLA chromosome 2, AaraD3, whole genome shotgun sequence DNA region contains:
- the LOC120904740 gene encoding cyclin-dependent kinase 20: MDDYMPSRYQLLGRIGEGVHGVVVKARDLQSDDKMVAIKKLSLRTKFGVISLNTVREIRALQHCRCDNVLELLDMYPDLAGISLVFEYMPHTLYSKLKDEENPLSRATVRRYTGMLLKGLAYLHGLRLMHRDIKPANLLIDRHDVLKIADFGLARIYTEPQQQSSKVYSPQVATRWYRAPEILWGCQRYGPSIDLWASGAVCAEMLRGVPLFAGATDIEQLALVVRTLGTPNQKDWPEVRSLPDYNKIRFPNSRGERWEDIFPSCTTRDEISLVDGLVRYNPAKRLTAEEALLHPYFNNAAASAN; this comes from the exons ATGGACGATTATATGCCATCGCGCTATCAGCTGCTCGGCAGAATCGGTGAAGGAGTCCATGGAGTCGTCGTAAAAGCTCGTGACCTGCAAAGTGATGACAAGATGGTTGCCATCAAAAAGCTATCGCTGCGAACAAAGTTCGGGGTTATATCGCTCAACACGGTTCGCGAAATTCGTGCCCTGCAGCACTGCCGGTGTGATAAT gTTCTAGAGCTACTAGATATGTATCCTGATTTGGCCGGCATATCTTTGGTATTCGAGTACATGCCGCACACACTGTACAGTAAACTAAAAGACGAAGAGAACCCCTTATCCCGAGCAACCGTTCGACGCTATACGGGAATGCTGCTGAAGGGTTTGGCCTACCTTCACGGGTTACGTTTGATGCATCGCGATATTAAGCCTGCCAATCTGCTCATTGATCGACATGATGTGCTCAAAATAGCGGACTTTGGATTGGCTCGCATCTACACCGAACCACAGCAGCAATCAAGCAAGGTGTATTCACCACAGGTTGCCACCCGATGGTACCGAGCGCCGGAAATCCTGTGGGGCTGCCAACGGTACGGTCCCTCGATAGACCTATGGGCCAGCGGAGCCGTCTGTGCTGAGATGCTTCGAGGTGTGCCGCTTTTCGCTGGCGCCACCGACATAGAACAACTGGCGCTGGTAGTCCGCACACTAGGCACTCCAAATCAGAAGGATTGGCCCGAAGTGCGAAGCCTTCCGGATTATAACAAAATCCGCTTTCCGAACTCGCGCGGAGAGCGCTGGGAGGACATCTTCCCCAGCTGTACCACTCGCGACGAGATCAGCCTGGTCGATGGGCTGGTGAGATATAATCCTGCTAAGCGTCTCACGGCCGAAGAG GCTTTACTTCATCCCTACTTCAACAACGCAGCAGCGAGTGCAAATTAA